The following proteins are co-located in the Diaphorobacter sp. HDW4B genome:
- a CDS encoding lytic transglycosylase domain-containing protein: MTASGSTVLAGIRTFTSDVVDGFMELTHSSFALIGLTVAFAGITLVARPDLRDLGEERLRTWLFERHVATIGSPIEPGAVDRATAANPKDLPREQAKVAYWLSKKYRVAPEPIAALVTEAYSIGSRTKLDPTLILAIMAIESSFNPFAQSSVGAQGLMQVMTRVHNDKYDDFGGNHAAFDPVTNMRVGVKVLQECIARAGSLEGGLRYYVGAANLPDDGGYATKVLAEHFRLRQVANGQNISTTATTPAPVPAAKPAAPTTPMLSTKASSPAPSATEAPSHTPASAPATIESEAPAQSSEKVAMLNH; the protein is encoded by the coding sequence GTGACGGCTTCAGGATCAACAGTGCTCGCGGGCATACGCACCTTCACATCGGACGTGGTCGATGGCTTCATGGAGCTGACCCACAGCAGCTTCGCACTCATCGGACTGACCGTGGCGTTTGCCGGCATCACCCTCGTGGCGCGACCCGATCTGCGCGACCTCGGTGAAGAGCGTCTTCGCACCTGGCTGTTCGAGCGACATGTCGCCACCATCGGCTCCCCCATCGAACCCGGCGCGGTCGATCGTGCCACGGCGGCCAATCCCAAGGATCTGCCACGCGAGCAGGCCAAGGTGGCCTACTGGCTGAGCAAGAAATACCGCGTCGCGCCAGAGCCCATTGCGGCGCTCGTGACCGAAGCCTATTCCATCGGTTCGCGCACCAAGCTCGACCCGACGCTGATTCTGGCCATCATGGCCATCGAATCGAGCTTCAACCCGTTCGCCCAAAGCTCTGTTGGCGCACAAGGTCTCATGCAGGTCATGACCCGCGTGCACAACGACAAGTACGACGATTTCGGCGGCAACCACGCCGCTTTCGATCCCGTGACCAACATGCGCGTTGGCGTCAAGGTACTGCAGGAATGCATTGCCCGCGCCGGTTCGCTCGAAGGCGGCCTGCGTTACTACGTCGGCGCGGCCAACCTGCCCGATGACGGCGGCTACGCCACCAAGGTGCTGGCCGAGCATTTCCGTCTGCGCCAGGTGGCCAACGGTCAGAACATTTCGACCACGGCCACGACACCTGCGCCCGTCCCGGCAGCCAAGCCAGCAGCGCCCACTACGCCGATGCTGTCGACCAAGGCTTCCTCACCTGCACCATCTGCCACAGAAGCCCCCTCGCACACCCCTGCGAGCGCGCCTGCCACCATCGAATCCGAAGCCCCTGCGCAGAGCTCGGAAAAAGTGGCCATGCTCAACCACTGA